The region tggattttgaaaatttctaatttttaaattaattttaaaataaaaagtttatctCTTGTGAAATTAAGCTTGCTAAAatttaaatccattttttattGGATATCCAAATAAAGGATTTggatttccaaaatttttaccGAAATCTTAGATTCCAGAACCGCTATTAATGAATTCTAATCAGTTTTAGTTGATTTTTGTTGTtctaagttttcattttaaaactGTTTGCAGCCGTTAGTTATCTCAAACATGCGTAGCAATGCGATCCCAGAGGAGGGATAATTGTTCTAATAAAGGAACATCTTGCGAAGAATGTGTTgctttctttaattatttatgaCGGTGGTTCGAATGGCTCGTTGGTGAAAGATTGTTTATAATCTGAATGAAAATAAAGCAGATTTATGGAAACATAGGATGAGAGAAGTGGATGTGCAAACATCACCATATTGGGCTTCTTATTACATTATTGTAGAAGACATCATATTTGGTTTGCTTTTGCAATATCTGGTTTTGTTCTTATTACTATTGTCTTTTTTTTCAAAGGTTTGCAGATACTGTAATGCTTGCAATCTCTTTTTCTCAAACTGTACTTATATTTGCATAAACTATTAACTATCATCTACAGCTCCAACAAATGACTAAATCTTAACAAAAGTTATCCAATAACataagaaataaatgaaagaatgaaaTGTTGATATCTAAGCCTAATTCGTTGGCATCTCGAACCGGCAAATAGGACAGTAATGGCTCTGCTTCAGCCACTTTTCGATGCAATCCCCATGAAAAGTATGAGAACAAGGCATCCGAGAAGCATAAAACCCAACCTCGAGCTCCTCCAAGCATATCATGCAATCTTCTTCATCTCCATCTTCTACTCTAACCATGCTTACCATCTCCTTAACCAATGACTCTTTAGCCGGAACCATACCATAGTTACTGCTTTCAAACTCCAATGCCGATTCAGCCAAAGCTCTTCCCATCGAAACCCCGTCACTGTGAACGTAATCGTGTTCCACGACGGAAGCATGTATCACTGATCGTAAGGGCAAGACTTCACGATTAGTTCCTATGCTACGCATCCCACGTACAAAAATATCATAAACGAAGTTGTGATAAGCAAGGGAGGCCGTGTTGATTCGGAGTCTTCTAAACGTGGGAAATAGAGCTTGGTG is a window of Gossypium hirsutum isolate 1008001.06 chromosome D08, Gossypium_hirsutum_v2.1, whole genome shotgun sequence DNA encoding:
- the LOC107917236 gene encoding E3 ubiquitin-protein ligase RING1-like isoform X1, whose translation is MCVLTELKLFLTTMIWVLYMEIIQLGKRFFLMASTPYVYDIFHQHTFEDNIISQSHDIASQFVNIELTIDFVFISVHHDFSADISTVTNHTSLRETFRFQLDVLENQYLFHQALFPTFRRLRINTASLAYHNFVYDIFVRGMRSIGTNREVLPLRSVIHASVVEHDYVHSDGVSMGRALAESALEFESSNYGMVPAKESLVKEMVSMVRVEDGDEEDCMICLEELEVGFYASRMPCSHTFHGDCIEKWLKQSHYCPICRFEMPTN
- the LOC107917236 gene encoding E3 ubiquitin-protein ligase RING1-like isoform X2 produces the protein MASTPYVYDIFHQHTFEDNIISQSHDIASQFVNIELTIDFVFISVHHDFSADISTVTNHTSLRETFRFQLDVLENQYLFHQALFPTFRRLRINTASLAYHNFVYDIFVRGMRSIGTNREVLPLRSVIHASVVEHDYVHSDGVSMGRALAESALEFESSNYGMVPAKESLVKEMVSMVRVEDGDEEDCMICLEELEVGFYASRMPCSHTFHGDCIEKWLKQSHYCPICRFEMPTN